A single window of Nitrospinota bacterium DNA harbors:
- a CDS encoding helix-turn-helix transcriptional regulator has product MNSIGSRIVSRRKELGLKGKELALRVGCHPPDISDWEKCKNVPSVESLIKLARALNTTETWLASGKSPKNPGDGQGKSKITQLPVENSLPDAENHPDIYWEAEMIKDKNQIIELQQDKIELQNERIRGLEARLAQLEEGKGNKSSKKQAG; this is encoded by the coding sequence ATGAATAGCATAGGTTCCAGAATTGTCAGCCGCAGGAAAGAATTGGGTCTTAAGGGCAAGGAGCTTGCCTTGCGGGTGGGCTGTCATCCGCCCGATATCAGTGATTGGGAAAAGTGTAAAAACGTTCCCAGCGTTGAGTCCCTTATAAAACTGGCTCGTGCCTTGAATACCACTGAGACCTGGTTGGCGTCTGGTAAAAGCCCTAAAAACCCAGGGGATGGGCAGGGAAAATCAAAAATTACACAATTACCTGTTGAAAACAGCTTGCCGGACGCGGAGAATCATCCTGACATCTATTGGGAGGCGGAAATGATAAAAGATAAAAACCAGATCATAGAACTGCAACAAGATAAAATTGAACTGCAGAATGAAAGAATACGGGGCCTGGAAGCTCGTCTGGCTCAACTGGAAGAGGGAAAGGGTAACAAATCGTCAAAAAAGCAGGCAGGTTGA
- a CDS encoding LapA family protein — MSSIKFIISILFLIFIAAFTVVNRHSVPVFFYDLQLVKQSLELPLILVALIPFVLGFLLAWSFTVLNRVKSKTMINKRNRTITSLNEELDKLKSHSKISESVGSSSGN, encoded by the coding sequence ATGTCATCGATCAAATTTATAATTTCTATACTTTTTCTCATTTTCATCGCCGCTTTCACGGTGGTGAATAGGCATTCCGTTCCGGTATTTTTTTACGATCTCCAATTAGTCAAGCAATCACTAGAGCTTCCTTTGATTCTTGTCGCGCTGATTCCGTTCGTTCTGGGGTTTTTACTTGCCTGGTCCTTCACTGTCTTGAACCGGGTAAAATCTAAAACCATGATCAATAAAAGGAACCGTACCATCACGTCCCTGAATGAAGAATTGGATAAACTAAAATCCCATTCCAAAATCTCCGAATCGGTTGGCAGTTCGTCTGGAAATTGA
- a CDS encoding agmatine deiminase family protein, whose translation MTDLQYPADQGFRMPAEWESHSATWLSWPHNQITWEPSILPDVERTYLAMIRALAPGEEVHILVNDAATLDFVEKKITQAGISLERIRLHIIPTKDAWIRDYGPNFLVSGEKEIRKIAFNNWRFDSWGGKYDDLLTDNEAAGKIAQIFKIPTFEPGIVLEGGAIDVNGKGTCLTTEPCLLNPNRNGGMDREAMEGYLINYLGVQKVIWLKGGMEGDDTDGHIDNLARFVNPTTILCAYEEDPSDPNHEGLKDNYDRLESATDQDGNPLNIIRLPMPGKVEASSGRLPASYANFYIGNRVILLPVYNTANDSKAEAILKEAFPEREIVPIPCRELVQGFGSIHCVTQQQPL comes from the coding sequence ATGACTGACCTTCAATATCCCGCTGATCAAGGGTTTCGCATGCCTGCGGAATGGGAATCCCACTCTGCCACCTGGCTCTCCTGGCCCCATAACCAGATAACCTGGGAGCCGTCCATATTGCCGGATGTAGAACGAACCTACCTTGCCATGATCCGTGCGCTCGCACCCGGTGAAGAGGTTCATATTCTTGTCAACGATGCGGCAACTCTGGATTTCGTTGAAAAGAAAATCACTCAGGCAGGAATTTCTCTCGAGCGGATTCGGCTCCACATCATTCCGACTAAAGACGCCTGGATTCGCGACTACGGTCCCAATTTTCTGGTGTCCGGCGAAAAGGAAATACGAAAGATCGCCTTCAATAACTGGCGATTCGATTCCTGGGGCGGCAAATACGATGACTTATTGACCGACAATGAAGCCGCTGGCAAAATCGCGCAGATTTTTAAAATACCAACCTTCGAGCCTGGGATTGTGCTGGAAGGCGGCGCCATCGATGTCAACGGCAAAGGAACCTGTTTAACCACAGAACCGTGCCTGCTCAACCCCAATCGCAACGGGGGAATGGACCGGGAAGCGATGGAAGGTTATCTAATAAACTACCTTGGCGTTCAAAAAGTCATCTGGCTGAAAGGTGGAATGGAGGGGGACGACACCGATGGGCATATAGACAACCTGGCCCGATTTGTCAACCCGACTACCATCCTGTGCGCTTACGAAGAAGACCCTTCCGACCCAAATCATGAAGGCTTGAAAGACAACTACGACAGGTTGGAATCCGCCACGGATCAAGATGGTAATCCGTTGAACATCATTCGTCTGCCCATGCCGGGGAAAGTCGAAGCGTCTTCAGGTCGACTTCCGGCAAGCTACGCCAATTTTTACATCGGCAACCGGGTTATCCTGCTCCCTGTTTACAACACAGCCAATGACTCCAAAGCCGAGGCTATCCTCAAGGAAGCATTCCCTGAACGGGAAATCGTTCCCATCCCATGCCGTGAACTAGTGCAGGGGTTCGGCTCTATCCACTGCGTCACCCAGCAACAACCTCTGTAG
- a CDS encoding carbon-nitrogen hydrolase, with protein MSISNNKAITLGLIQATCALDPAKNLQDAIQAVTEASEKGAQIVCLQELFRSRYFCQTENAELFSLAETIPGPSTEALCKLAAKLEIVIIVPLFEKRTEGIYHNTAVVIDADGSIVGKYRKMHIPDDPCFYEKFYFTPGDSGFRSFATRYGRVGVLICWDQWFPEAARLTALSGAQFLFYPTAIGFQQADASQVNQQIAAWETVQKGHAIANGVFLAAANRVGTEDALKFWGRSFVSNPFGEVLAQAGSDSPEILIATCDLSKIETTRQSWPFLRDRRIDAYQGITQIYNDPND; from the coding sequence ATGTCTATCTCTAATAACAAAGCAATCACCCTCGGCCTGATTCAGGCAACCTGCGCGCTCGATCCCGCTAAAAATTTGCAGGATGCTATTCAAGCGGTCACCGAGGCCTCTGAAAAGGGGGCGCAAATCGTTTGCCTCCAAGAGCTGTTCCGGTCCCGGTATTTTTGCCAGACGGAAAATGCAGAATTGTTTTCCCTGGCGGAAACCATCCCCGGCCCCAGCACCGAAGCACTCTGTAAACTGGCGGCCAAGCTCGAAATCGTCATTATCGTACCCTTATTTGAGAAACGAACTGAGGGCATTTATCACAATACCGCCGTGGTCATCGACGCGGACGGCTCGATCGTCGGCAAATACCGTAAAATGCACATCCCGGACGACCCCTGTTTTTATGAAAAATTCTACTTCACTCCCGGAGATTCGGGATTCCGAAGTTTTGCTACCCGATATGGACGGGTTGGGGTGCTCATTTGCTGGGATCAATGGTTCCCGGAAGCGGCGCGGTTGACGGCTCTATCCGGCGCTCAGTTTTTGTTTTATCCCACGGCGATCGGATTCCAGCAGGCAGATGCTTCGCAAGTGAACCAGCAGATTGCCGCCTGGGAAACCGTACAAAAAGGCCACGCCATCGCCAATGGGGTGTTCCTTGCCGCCGCCAACCGGGTGGGAACGGAGGATGCCTTGAAATTTTGGGGCCGCTCATTCGTGAGCAACCCCTTTGGGGAAGTATTGGCTCAGGCAGGGAGTGACTCTCCTGAGATTCTCATCGCCACCTGTGACTTGTCGAAAATAGAGACCACCCGCCAAAGCTGGCCGTTTCTGCGCGACCGCAGAATCGACGCCTATCAGGGAATAACTCAAATTTATAACGACCCAAATGACTGA
- a CDS encoding MarR family transcriptional regulator yields MSASLLHEYIERISQLLRSETRQAGADYDLQPIQLSALQFLSRSNRYSNTPQGVTEYFGLTKGTVSQTLMALERKGFIQKSPDKKDGRMVHLNVTKRGLKLLGDTLPAQTVVRAWEDVPETEQNQLTDGLQQLLQRMQQLNGMKPFGLCRTCHYNSKKGEGKFFCELTQENLSKTDVTLICREYLRPVEA; encoded by the coding sequence ATGAGCGCTTCCCTATTACATGAATACATTGAGCGAATATCCCAATTACTTCGCTCAGAGACCCGCCAGGCAGGGGCTGATTACGACCTTCAGCCCATACAGCTGAGTGCCCTGCAATTTCTGAGTCGTTCCAATCGGTATTCAAACACTCCCCAAGGCGTGACGGAATATTTTGGTCTGACCAAGGGAACGGTGTCTCAAACCCTCATGGCTTTAGAAAGAAAAGGGTTCATACAGAAAAGCCCGGATAAAAAAGACGGCAGGATGGTTCATTTAAATGTAACGAAGAGGGGCCTGAAGCTTTTGGGGGATACCCTGCCCGCTCAGACGGTGGTTAGGGCTTGGGAGGACGTGCCGGAGACGGAGCAAAACCAATTGACCGATGGGCTCCAACAGCTATTACAGAGGATGCAGCAGCTAAACGGAATGAAACCCTTTGGCCTGTGCCGGACCTGCCACTACAACAGCAAAAAGGGGGAAGGGAAATTTTTCTGTGAACTGACACAGGAAAACCTGAGCAAGACGGATGTAACGCTCATCTGCCGGGAATACCTGCGGCCCGTTGAAGCGTAG
- the apbC gene encoding iron-sulfur cluster carrier protein ApbC: MSDQALQEKVIEALKTVKDPDLHKDIVSLGFVKNMKVENGNVSYDVELTTPACPVKEQLKAECETKTQAIEGVAKVDVNMTAVVRSSQHNQPILTGVKNIIAVASGKGGVGKSTVATNLAIALKLSGASVGLMDADIYGPSIPQMLGIPITSPKTGADNKFFPHEKYGIKVVSAAFLTKQGQPLMLRGPMLGGIIQQFLQNVEWGELDYLVIDLPPGTGDVQLTLTQKAPISGAVVVTTPQEVSLIDADKGVKMFQQVKVPLLGIVENMSYFICDGCDKKHHIFRSGGGKTLAETFKIPFLEEIPIITEVAEGGDSGVPIIMSNPESPASIAYKQLAGKVAAQLSIQQAKEDKPEATFEMAWKE, from the coding sequence ATGTCAGATCAAGCGTTGCAGGAAAAAGTTATTGAGGCATTAAAGACCGTGAAAGATCCGGACCTTCATAAAGATATTGTGAGTCTGGGGTTTGTGAAAAATATGAAGGTGGAGAATGGCAACGTCAGCTATGACGTTGAGCTGACCACCCCGGCCTGTCCTGTAAAAGAACAATTGAAAGCCGAATGTGAAACCAAAACCCAGGCTATTGAAGGGGTTGCCAAAGTGGATGTCAATATGACCGCCGTGGTGCGTTCTTCACAGCATAACCAGCCGATTCTGACCGGGGTAAAAAACATCATCGCGGTCGCCAGCGGCAAAGGTGGTGTGGGTAAGTCAACCGTTGCCACCAATCTTGCGATCGCCTTGAAATTATCAGGCGCCAGTGTCGGGTTGATGGATGCGGATATTTACGGACCCAGTATTCCGCAAATGCTGGGCATTCCCATCACGTCTCCGAAAACTGGAGCGGATAATAAATTTTTCCCCCATGAGAAATACGGCATTAAAGTGGTGTCTGCCGCTTTTTTGACCAAGCAGGGCCAACCTTTGATGTTGCGGGGACCCATGCTGGGCGGCATTATCCAGCAGTTTCTACAGAATGTCGAATGGGGAGAATTGGATTACCTGGTGATCGACCTGCCTCCTGGAACCGGGGATGTGCAATTGACCCTGACCCAGAAAGCACCCATTTCAGGAGCCGTTGTGGTCACCACACCGCAGGAAGTCAGTTTGATCGATGCGGATAAGGGCGTGAAGATGTTTCAGCAGGTAAAAGTTCCTTTGCTCGGCATCGTGGAAAATATGAGCTACTTTATCTGTGACGGGTGTGATAAAAAGCATCATATTTTTAGAAGCGGCGGCGGGAAGACGTTGGCTGAAACTTTTAAAATTCCATTTTTAGAAGAAATCCCCATCATCACGGAAGTGGCTGAAGGCGGAGATTCTGGAGTTCCAATCATAATGAGCAACCCGGAGTCTCCGGCAAGTATTGCTTATAAGCAACTGGCAGGCAAAGTGGCGGCGCAATTGAGTATCCAGCAGGCGAAGGAAGACAAGCCTGAAGCCACTTTTGAAATGGCCTGGAAGGAATAA
- the parC gene encoding DNA topoisomerase IV subunit A, translating to MAKENISDIQVELEDRFLTYALSTIVSRSLPDVRDGLKPIHRRILYAMSAMGVNEAAKYVKSAKIIGEVLGKYHPHGDASTYESMVRMAQDFSLRYPLVDGKGNFGSLDGDPPAAYRYTEGRLQSITTYLLQDLKKETVDFKQNYDNTLKEPVVLPSRIPNLLINGSSGIAVGMACSFPSHNLREVNNALIDLIDNPKSTVTQLMKHIKGPDFPTGAIILTSKEEIRKAYETGSGAVKIRGEWRLEDLPRGRQQIILTSIPYGVNKSKMIEKIAEIIIGKKLPPLIDIRDESDEKIRVVLEMKANSDADKVMSYVFKHSDMESNFQLNFTCLKPNGEPGRLSLLEICQFFLDFRKEVVTRRLKYELALIDKRLHLLAAFAIIFNNLDKALQLIRSSKSRKEAHEKISNAFQLDDEQTHAILEIPLYRLVSMEIDKIIAEQQEKLKEKKRIEGILSSAKKIWALVKEELQEITEKYGDKRKTTIKQIESVEYNAEDFIQHEDVSLVISKNGWLRKLKTINDPSSLKFKENDELQEILKSNTKELVAFFTSFGTVYVQKIYNLPHTRTGFGEPIQNLFKFSDGERVLKMMALNPQDLLVKFEEGQVKKKSREKLKTPQTSLNFSDSDSSEDSIMESLEFMVMSEAGYAFRFPASNLTETTKAGRKIMSLKKTDRMAAVSLVQGDHVFMATTDGKGLVILTDHVPKLTGSGMGVKLIKIQDGQLAGFKVVNKKDKVTLIFESGNEKEIGVNSVPVYKRGSQGVIIARRVKIINIL from the coding sequence ATGGCGAAGGAAAACATTTCTGATATTCAAGTGGAACTGGAAGACCGGTTTCTCACTTATGCCTTATCCACCATCGTTTCTCGTTCTCTTCCCGATGTTCGCGATGGTTTAAAACCCATTCACAGAAGAATTCTATATGCCATGAGTGCTATGGGGGTGAATGAGGCGGCAAAATACGTCAAATCCGCAAAAATTATTGGGGAAGTGTTAGGTAAATATCATCCACACGGTGACGCCTCGACTTATGAATCCATGGTCCGTATGGCCCAGGATTTTTCCCTGCGTTATCCACTCGTAGATGGAAAAGGAAATTTTGGCTCCCTGGATGGAGACCCGCCTGCGGCCTACAGATATACAGAGGGGAGACTGCAATCGATAACAACTTATTTATTGCAGGATCTCAAAAAAGAGACGGTAGACTTCAAGCAAAACTATGACAATACGCTAAAAGAGCCGGTGGTTCTTCCTTCCCGGATACCCAATCTATTAATAAACGGATCTTCAGGAATAGCAGTAGGCATGGCCTGCTCGTTTCCCAGTCACAACCTGCGCGAGGTGAACAACGCCCTCATCGATCTCATAGATAACCCGAAAAGTACAGTTACTCAGTTGATGAAACATATCAAAGGGCCGGACTTTCCGACAGGCGCTATCATCCTTACTTCCAAAGAAGAAATTCGCAAGGCTTACGAAACTGGTTCGGGTGCTGTAAAAATACGGGGAGAGTGGAGGCTGGAAGACCTTCCCAGAGGAAGACAGCAAATTATCCTCACGTCCATTCCCTATGGCGTCAACAAATCCAAAATGATCGAAAAAATTGCCGAAATCATCATCGGCAAGAAACTGCCGCCTCTCATTGACATCCGGGACGAAAGTGACGAAAAAATTCGTGTTGTTCTGGAAATGAAAGCCAATTCGGACGCGGATAAGGTCATGAGCTATGTTTTCAAGCATAGCGATATGGAATCCAATTTTCAGCTCAATTTCACCTGTTTAAAGCCCAACGGAGAACCGGGCCGGTTGTCCCTCCTGGAAATCTGCCAGTTCTTTCTGGATTTTCGCAAAGAGGTGGTTACCAGAAGGCTGAAGTATGAACTGGCTCTGATTGACAAGCGCCTGCATCTGCTTGCGGCTTTTGCCATTATCTTTAACAACCTCGATAAAGCCCTGCAATTGATCCGTTCTTCTAAATCACGCAAAGAAGCGCACGAAAAAATTTCAAACGCCTTTCAACTGGATGATGAGCAGACCCACGCTATTCTCGAAATTCCTCTTTACCGGCTGGTTTCAATGGAAATCGACAAAATAATCGCCGAGCAACAGGAGAAGTTGAAAGAGAAAAAGCGCATTGAGGGCATTTTAAGTTCGGCAAAAAAGATATGGGCCTTAGTCAAAGAGGAATTGCAGGAGATCACCGAAAAATATGGTGATAAACGAAAAACGACCATCAAGCAAATTGAAAGTGTCGAATACAACGCTGAGGATTTTATTCAGCATGAAGATGTTTCTTTAGTGATCAGTAAAAATGGATGGTTGAGAAAATTAAAGACAATTAATGATCCGAGTTCCTTGAAGTTCAAGGAAAACGATGAGCTTCAAGAAATCCTGAAATCGAATACAAAAGAGCTGGTCGCTTTTTTCACTTCATTTGGAACGGTTTACGTTCAAAAAATATACAACTTACCGCATACCCGCACCGGTTTTGGCGAACCCATTCAAAACCTGTTCAAATTTAGCGACGGCGAGCGGGTACTGAAAATGATGGCCTTGAATCCTCAGGATCTGTTGGTAAAATTTGAAGAGGGTCAGGTAAAAAAGAAGTCCAGGGAAAAACTGAAAACCCCACAAACTTCGCTCAATTTTTCCGATAGTGATTCAAGTGAAGACTCCATAATGGAGAGCCTGGAGTTCATGGTCATGAGTGAAGCCGGATATGCGTTTCGGTTCCCCGCATCAAACCTGACAGAAACAACCAAAGCGGGAAGAAAGATCATGAGTTTGAAGAAAACCGATCGCATGGCGGCTGTTTCTCTGGTTCAAGGGGATCATGTTTTCATGGCCACAACTGATGGAAAGGGACTGGTCATTCTCACCGATCATGTTCCCAAACTCACTGGATCGGGTATGGGCGTTAAGTTAATTAAAATTCAAGACGGTCAATTGGCCGGTTTTAAAGTTGTGAACAAAAAAGATAAAGTCACCCTTATTTTTGAAAGCGGCAATGAAAAGGAAATAGGAGTCAACAGCGTTCCTGTCTACAAACGTGGCAGTCAGGGAGTGATCATTGCCAGGCGAGTTAAAATCATCAACATTCTTTAG
- a CDS encoding cytochrome P460 family protein: protein MKFIAACLAAVFLLSSAPEGVADSGKVDYPEGYRQWTHIKSMLIEPGHPLENPFQGLHHVYGNKNAIKGLKAGNFPDGSVLVFDLLQYSQGDHAIQEGERKLIGVMQKDKKAFSATGGWGFEAFPKNSKTDRVVGDGGKSCYQCHTSEKDHSLVFSRLRK from the coding sequence ATGAAGTTTATTGCGGCATGTTTAGCAGCGGTATTTCTCCTCAGCTCTGCGCCCGAAGGGGTTGCGGACAGTGGAAAGGTTGATTATCCAGAAGGTTATAGGCAATGGACGCATATTAAATCCATGCTGATCGAGCCTGGACACCCATTGGAGAACCCGTTTCAGGGATTGCACCATGTTTACGGCAATAAAAATGCAATAAAAGGACTTAAAGCGGGAAATTTTCCGGATGGATCGGTCCTGGTTTTTGATCTTTTGCAATACAGCCAGGGCGACCATGCCATTCAGGAAGGGGAGAGAAAGTTAATAGGGGTGATGCAAAAGGATAAAAAGGCATTCAGTGCCACCGGTGGATGGGGCTTTGAAGCGTTTCCCAAAAATTCTAAAACGGATCGTGTCGTGGGAGATGGCGGAAAAAGTTGCTATCAGTGCCACACCTCCGAGAAGGATCACAGTCTTGTGTTTTCCCGATTAAGAAAGTGA
- a CDS encoding thioredoxin family protein, translating to MNKAIFYHAGCPVCVEAEQRFVSALNPSEYQVEEVHLGNEKGRISEAEAAGVKSVPALVVGGTPFHINFGASIDALK from the coding sequence ATGAATAAAGCTATTTTTTATCACGCGGGATGCCCTGTTTGTGTCGAGGCGGAACAACGGTTTGTCTCTGCCCTGAACCCATCGGAATATCAGGTGGAAGAAGTTCATTTGGGCAATGAAAAGGGTCGCATCAGCGAAGCCGAAGCGGCGGGAGTGAAGTCCGTCCCCGCTTTGGTTGTCGGAGGCACTCCTTTTCACATTAATTTTGGAGCTTCCATCGACGCATTGAAATAA
- a CDS encoding DUF971 domain-containing protein, whose product MTETAKVDSNHPSPKKISQIDPTTLGIVWTDGHESVYSVKMLREKCPCANCIDEWTGEKRIKPGMIPDTIRPKGLKSVGLYAVQFTWNDGHDTGLYPHELLRKLCECAACKKARTAGQG is encoded by the coding sequence ATGACTGAAACTGCCAAAGTGGACTCAAACCATCCCTCACCAAAAAAAATTTCGCAGATCGATCCCACCACGTTGGGGATTGTCTGGACCGACGGTCATGAGTCCGTTTATTCCGTCAAAATGTTGCGGGAAAAATGCCCGTGTGCAAATTGTATCGATGAATGGACCGGCGAGAAAAGGATCAAGCCAGGGATGATTCCTGACACCATTCGTCCCAAGGGTCTCAAATCCGTGGGCTTATATGCAGTCCAGTTTACCTGGAACGATGGACACGATACAGGGTTGTATCCGCATGAATTGCTGAGAAAGCTGTGCGAATGTGCGGCTTGCAAAAAGGCCCGAACCGCTGGCCAGGGTTGA
- a CDS encoding rhodanese-like domain-containing protein, producing MKNDLTNDDRDLSRKNKEVFWAVILLIYLAGNAAPVFSNTLEKSVSITVDELQSRPKNEIVVIDTRTGWKYFLGHIPGAVNLSDWRDFTNKVDGIQGMLIEDHEFIVSKLRPLGIDNQKTIVIYGDPTDRWRTDGRFLWIFERFGFESVQILTGGLDSWKQSGGEVERGKQDPITPSSLTAKDIRLNDQVSAVSSWIHANLESGKLAIIDNRTQKEYDGATPYESKRGGHIPKSIHIPWEEFFTDEGVLKSIENLTTMLAEKGIRADQEIVVYCTGGVRSGMAYYAFRRLGYSVRNYDGSWWDWSANPDLPVEGGLINERTHSRRQSRGNSTGCP from the coding sequence ATGAAAAATGATCTTACTAATGATGACCGGGATTTGTCAAGAAAAAATAAAGAGGTCTTTTGGGCCGTTATTCTGCTTATTTACTTAGCTGGGAACGCCGCTCCGGTCTTTTCAAATACCCTCGAAAAATCCGTTTCCATTACCGTGGACGAGCTGCAATCCCGTCCCAAAAATGAGATTGTCGTCATTGATACACGCACCGGCTGGAAATATTTTCTGGGTCATATTCCCGGTGCTGTGAATCTCTCTGATTGGCGTGATTTCACAAACAAAGTGGATGGCATTCAGGGAATGTTGATCGAAGACCATGAATTTATCGTCAGCAAATTGCGCCCCCTGGGCATTGACAATCAAAAAACCATCGTCATCTATGGAGACCCGACAGACCGCTGGCGCACAGACGGGCGATTCTTATGGATTTTCGAAAGGTTCGGGTTTGAATCGGTCCAAATTTTAACTGGAGGGTTGGATTCCTGGAAACAATCCGGCGGCGAGGTTGAAAGAGGAAAGCAGGATCCGATCACTCCCTCCTCGTTAACCGCTAAAGATATCCGCTTGAATGACCAGGTTTCTGCAGTGAGTTCGTGGATTCATGCCAATCTCGAATCAGGCAAGTTGGCAATCATCGACAATCGGACCCAAAAAGAATACGATGGCGCCACGCCCTATGAATCGAAACGCGGGGGCCATATTCCTAAATCCATTCATATTCCCTGGGAAGAATTTTTCACGGATGAAGGGGTGTTAAAAAGTATTGAAAATTTGACGACCATGTTGGCTGAAAAAGGCATTCGTGCCGATCAGGAGATCGTTGTGTATTGCACCGGCGGCGTACGCTCGGGCATGGCCTATTATGCGTTCCGCAGACTGGGGTATTCGGTGCGTAATTACGACGGCTCTTGGTGGGACTGGAGCGCAAACCCGGATTTGCCGGTAGAGGGGGGGCTAATAAATGAGCGAACTCATTCCCGTCGCCAAAGTCGAGGAAATTCCACGGGATGCCCGTAA
- a CDS encoding nitrite reductase (NAD(P)H) small subunit, whose translation MSELIPVAKVEEIPRDARKRVEVDGKKISIFNIEGEYYAIFDTCPHKKTAPLIRGSLDGLGIKCPNHGYRFDLKTGDCNIDPALKTQVFPVVVQGDDICVRMD comes from the coding sequence ATGAGCGAACTCATTCCCGTCGCCAAAGTCGAGGAAATTCCACGGGATGCCCGTAAACGGGTGGAGGTGGACGGCAAGAAAATCAGCATCTTCAATATTGAGGGAGAATATTACGCCATCTTTGACACCTGCCCACATAAAAAAACCGCACCCTTGATACGGGGATCGCTGGATGGTCTCGGTATCAAATGCCCCAACCACGGCTACCGCTTCGACCTGAAGACGGGAGACTGCAACATCGACCCTGCTCTCAAAACCCAGGTTTTCCCTGTCGTGGTTCAAGGGGATGATATCTGTGTGCGAATGGATTAG